The following are encoded in a window of Megachile rotundata isolate GNS110a chromosome 2, iyMegRotu1, whole genome shotgun sequence genomic DNA:
- the LOC100882610 gene encoding uncharacterized protein LOC100882610 has protein sequence MPGGVVFLVCIPTYGYEHELIFGEPLKRTKRSDKQETSVIGPKVDLRLRETKTRTQLLTLDDDDELESIVEVDDDGRRHVRRGLTSGRERNPVFVSMETVLGELLKKLKVEHVVWCKDKEDMYYEVIFPVPAGEPCENCLHCLTEMGIGVKMNSIVSVIPTQCTYSGIGSVTTSAAIKDDLARRRKESEDRKNAWKAFVESIRSKLTVKQVVDGVRSGGDLTFDYVLLVLTADCLAALGLIENSATNVVAAMLVSPLMGPVMSLTFGTIIADRNLQCVGLKSLLLGIFVSILFGFIFGLILGTTEMPWGYNDWPTDEMKGRGNYRSLWMGVLWALPSGTGVAVALLQGSNGPLIGVAISASLLPPVVNCGLFWALGCIWLIYRPIKMPHMKGESYTDYNTSYVYVYTDYLPVEFFCNGIISACLTFINVMCIFITAIIVLKIKEVAAPYTSTPELRRFWEHDIRLVRDKNISRDNSSLDSSFYEGLSKTKQRALEQTLNEAVREATDDETFREVQRLSYGQHGPEEFTPKLGRHTIGGAGNIINTEHKEKAVIDGFHPPDGLENSGSTNEDLAALDRLVTCLLGQSSNANSVNLDSWRRSRRASSRGYRQLRSTGVAAEAGEIGSNVDTTPL, from the exons ATGCCCGGAGGTGTCGTATTTCTAGTCTGCATACCCACGTACGGTTACGAACACGAGTTGATCTTCGGTGAACCCCTAAAACGAACCAAAAGAAGCGATAAACAAGAAACGTCCGTAATAGGACCGAAGGTGGATCTACGTTTAAGAGAAACAAAAACGAGGACTCAGTTACTGACGCTGGATGACGACGACGAGTTAGAAAGCATCGTCGAAGTTGACGATGATGGCAGGAGACATGTGCGAAGAGGACTCACTTCCGGACGAGAGAGGAACCCAGTTTTTGTGTCCATGGAAAcg GTTTTGGGTGAGTTGCTGAAGAAGCTAAAAGTAGAGCACGTGGTGTGGTGCAAAGACAAAGAGGACATGTACTACGAG GTGATATTTCCGGTACCAGCTGGAGAACCCTGCGAGAACTGTCTGCATTGCCTAACAGAAATGGGGATCGGTGTAAAAATGAACTCCATAGTAAG TGTGATTCCTACGCAGTGCACGTACAGTGGCATTGGTAGTGTCACCACTTCTGCGGCCATCAAGGATGACTTAGCTCGAAG ACGAAAGGAGTCGGAAGATAGGAAGAATGCTTGGAAAGCTTTTGTGGAGTCGATACGGTCGAAATTGACGGTGAAACAGGTTGTGGATGGCGTTCGCAGTGGTGGAGATCTCACGTTCGATTATGTGTTACTAGTACTCACAGCTGA TTGTCTGGCCGCACTGGGTCTCATCGAAAACAGCGCAACAAACGTTGTCGCCGCCATGTTGGTCTCTCCCTTAATG GGTCCCGTAATGTCGCTAACCTTCGGCACCATCATAGCCGACAGAAATCTTCAATGTGTCGGCTTGAAGAGCCTGCTGCTCGGAATATTCGTCTCGATCCTCTTTGGCTTCATATTTGGACTCATTCTGGGCACCACCGAAATGCCTTGGGGTTACAATGATTGGCCCACCGACGAGATGAAAGGCAG AGGCAACTATAGATCACTCTGGATGGGTGTATTGTGGGCTCTGCCGTCAGGTACAGGTGTAGCGGTAGCTTTGTTGCAAGGAAGTAATGGTCCTTTGATCGGTGTCGCCATTTCCGCTTCTTTACTGCCTCCAGTAGTGAATTGC GGGCTATTTTGGGCTCTAGGATGTATATGGTTAATTTATCGACCAATTAAAATGCCACATATGAAAGGAGAGTCCTACACGGACTACAACACCTCGTACGTCTACGTCTACACTGATTATCTACCAGTCGAATTTTTCTGCAATGGCATAATCAGCGCGTGTTTGACGTTTATCAACGTGATGTGCATATTTATCACTGCGATTATTGTGCTGAAG ATCAAGGAAGTGGCTGCACCGTACACATCTACACCGGAACTGCGACGTTTTTGGGAGCACGATATCCGGCTGGTTCGTGATAAGAATATTTCACGAGATAACAGCTCGCTAGACTCGAG TTTTTACGAAGGTCTGAGTAAAACGAAACAACGCGCGTTAGAACAGACGCTCAACGAGGCGGTGCGCGAGGCGACGGATGACGAAACGTTCCGCGAAGTGCAAAGACTGAGCTACGGCCAACACGGTCCGGAAGAG TTCACGCCAAAACTCGGTCGCCACACCATTGGCGGTGCAGGCAACATTATAAACACTGAACACAAAGAGAAAGCTGTAATCGACGGTTTTCATCCACCGGACGGATTAGAAAATTCCGGCAGTACGAACGAGGATTTGGCCGCTCTTGATCGGTTGGTTACGTGCCTTCTTGGACAATCGAGCAACGCCAATTCTGTGAACTTGGATTCTTGGCGCCGTTCCCGTCGAGCAAGTTCACGAGGTTACAGACAATTACGCAGCACGGGTGTCGCTGCCGAGGCAGGCGAAATTGGCTCCAACGTCGACACAACGCCACTTTAA
- the Rab10 gene encoding RAS oncogene family member Rab10 has product MAKKTYDLLFKLLLIGDSGVGKTCILFRFSDDAFSTTFISTIGIDFKIKTVELRGKKIKLQIWDTAGQERFHTITTSYYRGAMGIMLVYDITNEKTFENIVKWLRNIDEHANEDVEKMILGNKSDMEDRRVVSTERGEAIAREHGIRFMETSAKANINIDRAFSELAEAILEKTHGKEPQDAPDRVTVDRRVERNSNRCC; this is encoded by the exons ATGGCGAAAAAGACGTACGATCTATTGTTCAAGTTATTACTCATCGGTGATTCCGGAGTCGGCAAAACATGTATATTGTTTAGATTTTCAGATGATGCTTTTTCAACAACATTTATTTCTACCATAG GTATCGATTTTAAAATCAAGACAGTGGAATTAAGAGGAAAGAAAATCAAGTTACAGATATG GGATACAGCTGGTCAAGAAAGATTTCATACTATCACTACGTCATATTACAGAGGTGCAATGGGTATTATGCTTGTTTATGATATTACTAATGagaaaacatttgaaaatattgtcaAATGGTTGAGAAATATTGATGAG CATGCAAATGAAGATGTAGAAAAAATGATATTGGGAAACAAAAGTGATATGGAAGATAGACGTGTTGTTAGCACAGAAAGAGGAGAAGCG ATAGCAAGAGAGCACGGTATTAGATTTATGGAAACATCAGCGAAAGCAAACATCAACATCGATCGTGCGTTTAGTGAATTAGCAGAAGCTATATTGGAAAAAACACATGGAAAGGAACCACAAGATGCTCCAGATAGAGTAACAGTTGATCGAAGGGTGGAAAGAAACTCGAATCGGTGCtgctaa
- the LOC100878803 gene encoding uridine-cytidine kinase-like 1 produces the protein MAAKMQHFDPPSSASSDSEDREICLDEREIFLADDLCEEAEYYKCSDIATPTPQSPRPPSRGSQRSPRSRRQRTTSLSQSSKKTSAESIIRSKTRTIYTAGRPPWYNSAGQQVEPFVISICGGSASGKTTVATKIIESLDVPWVTLLSMDSFYKVLNEKQHEMAARNEYNFDHPDAFDFELLRTTLQRLKEGRMVEVPIYNFVTHRRESRTKTMYGANVIIFEGIFTFYHVDVLKMCDMKVFVDTDADVRLARRLRRDISQRGRDLEGVLKQYSTMVQPAFYYYIAPLMVHADIIVPRGGENEVAIELIVQHVHTQLQLRGFKLREKLAHSFIGQPLPSSLYLLPDTPQIKGLHTFIRNKETYRDEFIFYSKRLIRLVIEYALSLLPFEDVTVETPQGVLYNGKRGATDKICGVSILRAGETMEQAVRDVCKDIRIGKILIQTNQQTGEPELYYLRLPKDIKDYRVILMDATVATGAAAIMAIRVLLDHDVAEENVLLASLLMAESGVHSIAYAFPRVKIVTSALDPVINEKFYVLPGIGNFGDRYFGTEPSSVQD, from the exons ATGGCAGCTAAGATGCAACATTTCGATCCACCAAGCTCAGCAAGTTCTGACAG TGAGGATAGAGAAATTTGTTTGGACGAGAGAGAAATTTTTCTGGCCGATGACCTGTGTGAAGAGGCTGAATATTACAAGTGTTCTGATATCGCGACTCCTACGCCGCAATCTCCGAGACCACCTTCGAGGG GATCTCAGAGATCTCCTAGATCAAGAAGGCAACGTACTACCAGTTTATCGCAGTCCAGCAAGAAAACCTCTGCAGAGTCCATTATTAGAAGTAAGACAAGAACAATATATACAGCTGGTAGACCACCATGGTACAATTCAGCAGGACAACAAGTGGAGCCTTTTGTGATAA gTATTTGTGGAGGTAGCGCATCTGGTAAAACTACAGTTGCAACAAAAATCATAGAATCTTTGGATGTACCATGGGTAACACTACTTAGCATGGATTCATTCTACAAA GTATTAAACGAGAAACAGCACGAAATGGCTGCGCGTAACGAATACAATTTCGATCATCCCGACGCTTTTGATTTTGAGCTACTTCGAACAACTTTACAGCGTTTGAAAGAAGGTAGAATGGTGGAAGTtcctatttataattttgtaacacaTCGTAGAGAAAGTAGAACT AAAACAATGTATGGTGCCAATGTTATTATATTTGAGGGAATATTTACTTTTTACCACGTCGATGTTTTGAAG ATGTGCGACATGAAGGTATTTGTTGATACTGACGCTGACGTGAGGCTCGCGCGGAGATTACGTAGAGATATATCTCAAAGAGGACGAGACTTAGAAGGTGTTTTAAAGCAGTACAGTACTATGGTGCAACCCGCTTTTTACTATTATATAGCTCCACTAATGGTACACGCAGATATCATTGTGCCACGTGGTGGAGAAAACGAAGTCGCGATAGAACTTATTGTACAACACGTACATACCCAACTTCAATTG AGGGGTTTCAAACTCAGAGAAAAATTAGCTCACTCGTTTATCGGTCAGCCATTACCATCTTCTCTCTACTTGCTTCCAGACACGCCACAGATTAAGGGTTTGCATACATTTATAAGGAACAAGGAAACGTACAGagatgaatttatattttattctaaacgTCTGATACGTTTAGTTATCGAGTATGCCTTGTCTCTTTTGCCATTCGAG GACGTAACCGTAGAAACGCCTCAAGGAGTATTGTACAACGGGAAACGCGGAGCTACAGATAAGATTTGTGGCGTCTCTATCTTACGTGCTGGAGAAACGATGGAACAAGCTGTTCGGGATGTGTGCAAAGACATAAGAATAGGAAAGATACTTATACAAACAAACCAACAGACCGGGGAACCTGAG CTTTACTATCTCCGGTTACCCAAGGATATCAAAGACTATAGAGTGATATTAATGGACGCAACGGTGGCAACGGGTGCTGCTGCGATTATGGCTATCAGAGTTTTACTGGACCACGACGTTGCCGAAGAGAACGTGTTGCTTGCGTCTTTGCTTATGGCGGAATCTGGCGTTCATTCAATCGCCTACGCGTTTCCGCGCGTTAAAATTGTTACTTCTGCCCTGGATCCTGTGATAAACGAAAAGTTCTACGTGTTACCGGGTATCGGTAATTTTGGAGACCGATACTTCGGTACCGAGCCGTCTTCGGTCCAAGATTAA
- the Lfg gene encoding glutamate NMDA receptor-associated protein 1 lifeguard, with the protein MATWQSTPGAGFYPGQQGYPQPGYPPQQDPYNPGYPPAYGGNQPPGPGFVPPGAPPYGQAPPPGPIFGPGPQAAMYGTNYADDTVSGEVKGFEFTDKTIRNGFIRKVYSILMCQLLITVGLIALFLYHRPTQKWAMAHPEMFWICFVATIVLIICMACCTSVRRKAPMNFIFLFLFTIAEGFLLATAASTYKSEEVLLAAGITAAVCLALTIFAFQTKIDFTGLHSILFVALFIFILFGIITIFWHGKIITLVYASLGALIFSVYLVYDTQLMLGGKHKYSISPEEYIFAALSLYIDVINIFIYILTIIGVSRD; encoded by the exons ATGGCAACTTGGCAGAGTACACCTGGTGCAGGATTTTATCCAGGGCAACAAG GTTATCCTCAACCCGGATATCCACCTCAACAAGATCCATATAATCCAGGATATCCACCAGCTTACGGCGGAAATCAACCACCAG GTCCTGGTTTTGTGCCTCCAGGTGCTCCTCCTTACGGACAAGCTCCACCTCCTGGTCCAATATTTGGTCCAGGACCACAAGCAGCCATGTATGGGACAAACTATGCAGATGATACTGTGTCAGGTGAAGTCAAAGGATTTGAGTTCACTGACAAAACCATCAGAAATGGATTTATTAG GAAAGTATACAGTATCCTAATGTGTCAGCTTCTGATTACAGTAGGGCTGATAGCATTATTCCTTTACCATCGTCCAACTCAGAAATGGGCAATGGCCCATCCAGAAATGTTTTGGATTTGTTTTGTAGCAACTATTGTTCTAATTATATGTATGGCTTGCTGCACCAGTGTCAGACGAAAAGCTCCtatgaatttcatatttttgttcttATTTACAATAGCAGAAGGTTTTCTGTTAGCCACTGCTGCTTCAACGTATAAGTCTGAAGAg gTACTATTGGCTGCTGGAATTACTGCTGCTGTTTGCCTCGCATTGACAATATTTGCGTTTCAAACGAAAATCGACTTCACCGGTCTTCACAGTATTCTATTTGTTGCGTTGTTTATTTTCATACTTTTTGGAATAATTACGATTTTCTGGCATGGTAAGATTATAACCTTAGTGTATGCGTCACTTGGAGCTCTAATTTTCTCTGTTTATCTTGTCTATGATACACAATTGATGCTTGGTGGTAAACATAAATATTCTATTTCTCCGGAAGAGTATATTTTTGCAGCGTTAAGTCTCTACATagatgttattaatattttcatttacattttgACGATTATTGGTGTCTCACGAGATTAA